In one Chryseobacterium camelliae genomic region, the following are encoded:
- a CDS encoding glycosyltransferase family 2 protein, which yields MNSKIAVLVPCYNEALTIEKVVKDFQQHIPEAKVFVYDNNSKDETVEIATQAGAFVGNEKKQGKANVVFRMFREIDADLYIMIDGDDTYPVECIRDMVEQFTENKCDMLVGDRLSNNSYKKENKRAFHNFGNNLVRNLINIFFGSELKDILSGYRIFSRKFVKNYASSIKGFELETDLSIYALHYGLTIEEYSINYRDRPEGSVSKLNTFTDGFKVIKLFFNLVRLYKPLLFFGMVSVILFVAGILFMIIPIREYFEYQYVYKVPTLIFSIMLIIVSILSLATGLILDNISIIDKKNFKVRYNNTN from the coding sequence ATGAATTCTAAAATAGCAGTTCTTGTTCCCTGCTACAACGAAGCTTTAACCATTGAAAAAGTGGTTAAGGATTTCCAGCAGCACATTCCTGAAGCGAAAGTTTTTGTTTATGATAATAATTCAAAAGACGAAACGGTAGAGATTGCCACCCAAGCAGGTGCCTTTGTCGGGAATGAAAAAAAGCAGGGAAAAGCCAATGTTGTCTTCAGAATGTTCCGGGAAATCGATGCTGACCTTTACATCATGATCGACGGCGACGATACGTATCCTGTAGAATGCATTCGTGATATGGTAGAACAGTTTACCGAAAACAAATGCGACATGCTCGTCGGGGACCGGCTTTCTAACAACAGCTATAAGAAGGAAAACAAAAGGGCTTTTCATAATTTCGGAAACAATCTTGTGCGAAACCTCATCAATATTTTCTTTGGCTCAGAACTTAAAGATATTCTTTCCGGTTACAGAATTTTTTCAAGAAAATTTGTTAAAAACTACGCAAGCTCCATTAAAGGCTTTGAACTGGAAACCGATCTTTCCATTTATGCTTTGCATTATGGACTTACCATAGAAGAATATTCCATCAATTACCGTGACAGACCGGAAGGCAGTGTTTCAAAACTGAATACATTTACAGACGGATTTAAGGTGATCAAGCTTTTTTTCAATCTTGTAAGACTGTACAAACCTCTTTTATTTTTCGGAATGGTTTCTGTGATTCTCTTCGTAGCAGGAATTCTTTTTATGATTATTCCTATCAGAGAATATTTTGAATATCAGTATGTTTACAAAGTTCCGACATTAATTTTTTCAATCATGCTTATCATTGTTTCCATACTTTCTCTTGCAACCGGGTTGATTTTGGACAACATCAGCATTATTGACAAAAAGAATTTCAAAGTACGGTACAACAACACCAACTAG
- a CDS encoding UDP-glucose dehydrogenase family protein: MNITIVGTGYVGLVTGTTLAELGNSVYCVDIDEKKVEGMKNGIVPIYEPNLEEMFLRNIQAERLFFTTDLKEALDKSEVIYLALPTPPGEDGSADLSYVLQVANSIGEMMTEYKVIVNKSTVPVGTADKVRNVIATKTDLPFDVVSNPEFLREGFAVEDSMNPARVVVGSSSEKAKEIMAKIYQPFTNTGIPIIFMDEKSSELTKYAANSFLAVKITFMNEIANYCEKVGADVDKVRLGMGSDDRIGHRFLFPGIGYGGSCFPKDVKALIKSGKEEEFNFQILEATENVNISQKVILVSEIEKYFGGNLEDKTIALWGLAFKANTDDIREASSLDNIELLLKKGAKIVAYDAVAEKNVQKVLGDKIEYAKTMYEALENADALFIATEWPEFKNPNFKLMGEKMKNKVIFDGRNMYPLEIPEQNGFYYKSIGRKTVHVKP, encoded by the coding sequence TTGAATATTACAATAGTAGGAACAGGATATGTAGGACTGGTAACAGGAACTACACTTGCAGAATTGGGAAATTCGGTTTACTGTGTTGATATTGATGAAAAGAAAGTGGAAGGAATGAAAAACGGCATCGTTCCTATCTACGAACCGAATCTCGAGGAAATGTTCCTTAGAAATATACAGGCAGAACGTTTATTTTTTACGACCGATTTAAAGGAAGCATTAGATAAAAGTGAGGTCATTTATCTTGCTTTACCTACACCTCCCGGTGAAGACGGTTCTGCAGACCTTTCTTATGTATTGCAGGTTGCCAATTCCATTGGTGAAATGATGACCGAATATAAAGTTATTGTTAATAAAAGCACAGTACCCGTAGGAACGGCAGACAAAGTAAGAAATGTTATCGCCACGAAAACCGATCTTCCTTTTGATGTAGTTTCTAATCCGGAATTTTTACGTGAAGGTTTTGCGGTTGAAGATTCGATGAATCCTGCGAGAGTTGTTGTGGGATCAAGCTCTGAAAAGGCGAAAGAAATTATGGCAAAAATCTATCAGCCATTCACTAATACCGGAATTCCTATTATTTTCATGGACGAAAAATCTTCTGAGCTTACAAAATATGCAGCCAATTCATTTTTAGCGGTAAAAATCACCTTTATGAATGAGATTGCCAATTATTGTGAGAAAGTAGGCGCTGATGTTGATAAGGTACGTCTCGGAATGGGAAGTGACGACAGAATCGGACACCGTTTTTTATTCCCGGGGATTGGATACGGAGGAAGCTGCTTCCCGAAAGATGTAAAAGCTTTAATTAAATCCGGAAAAGAAGAAGAATTTAATTTTCAGATTCTTGAAGCCACAGAAAACGTCAACATCTCACAGAAGGTAATTTTGGTTTCTGAGATCGAAAAATATTTCGGGGGAAATCTTGAAGATAAAACCATTGCTTTATGGGGACTTGCCTTTAAAGCCAATACCGACGACATCAGAGAAGCATCTTCACTGGATAATATTGAACTTTTACTTAAAAAAGGAGCGAAAATCGTTGCTTACGATGCCGTTGCCGAAAAAAACGTACAAAAAGTACTGGGCGACAAAATTGAATATGCGAAAACCATGTATGAAGCGCTTGAAAATGCAGACGCTTTATTTATTGCCACAGAATGGCCGGAATTTAAGAACCCGAACTTCAAGCTGATGGGTGAAAAGATGAAAAACAAGGTTATTTTCGACGGAAGAAATATGTATCCCCTGGAAATTCCTGAACAGAATGGTTTTTACTATAAAAGCATAGGAAGAAAAACGGTACATGTAAAACCGTAA
- the rimP gene encoding ribosome assembly cofactor RimP, translating into MEFRKRIEELLNDFLETRKDLFLVDLKISAGDDITVILDGDNGVSLQDCLDASRAIEFNMDREEHDFSLQVMSAGLSEPLATPRQFAKNIGRDIDILLNDSSKIEGELAKVDEEKITLILRYRKPKDIGKGKVDVEEEKEIPYSEIKKALVVIKF; encoded by the coding sequence ATGGAGTTTAGAAAAAGAATTGAAGAATTATTAAACGACTTCCTTGAGACGAGAAAGGATTTGTTTTTGGTAGATTTGAAAATTTCTGCAGGAGACGATATTACAGTGATTTTGGATGGTGATAATGGGGTTTCTCTTCAGGATTGTTTGGATGCAAGTCGTGCCATAGAATTTAATATGGACCGTGAAGAGCATGATTTCAGTCTGCAGGTAATGTCTGCCGGTTTGAGCGAGCCGTTGGCAACACCAAGACAGTTTGCAAAAAATATCGGGAGAGATATTGATATTTTGTTGAATGACTCTTCTAAAATTGAAGGGGAACTGGCAAAAGTAGACGAAGAAAAAATTACCTTAATCCTGCGTTACCGTAAGCCGAAAGATATCGGTAAAGGAAAAGTAGATGTGGAGGAGGAAAAGGAAATTCCTTACTCTGAGATTAAAAAAGCTTTAGTAGTAATTAAATTTTAA
- the nusA gene encoding transcription termination factor NusA has translation MDNIALIESFGDFKDEKGISKIDLMAIIEDSLKTLLRKRYDSDDHFDVIVNPDKGDFQIFLNKTIVEDEMSEDDDLEIEISEAKKIDPTFEVGEDFTMEIPVAQLGRRNILTLKQILATKLQEHNNAMLYEQFRDKIGEIVVGEIHHIRHKHVILLDDEGNEFILPKENQIPSDFFKKGENIRAIVETVDFKGSKPQIIISRTAPKFLEKLLELEIPEIQDGTIMLKKVVRIPGEKAKIAVDAYDDRIDPVGACVGVKGSRIHGVVRELKNENIDVIQWSKNPEILVKRALGNVTINKIDINEEANYALVYTPVEEISKVIGKQGQNIRLASWLSGYEIDVYRESSEDDDVELREFNDDIEQWILDEFKKVGLTTAKSVLDKDTESLLNMVDLEEETIEDVKRILREEFED, from the coding sequence ATGGATAATATAGCGTTGATTGAATCCTTTGGTGATTTTAAAGACGAAAAAGGGATCAGTAAGATCGATCTGATGGCAATTATTGAAGATTCTCTTAAGACTCTTTTGAGAAAAAGATATGATTCTGATGATCATTTTGATGTAATTGTAAACCCTGACAAAGGAGATTTTCAGATATTTTTAAATAAAACGATCGTTGAAGACGAAATGTCTGAAGATGATGATCTTGAAATCGAAATCTCTGAAGCAAAGAAAATTGACCCTACATTTGAAGTAGGGGAAGACTTTACGATGGAGATTCCTGTAGCTCAGTTGGGAAGAAGAAATATCCTTACTTTGAAGCAGATTCTGGCTACAAAACTTCAGGAGCATAATAATGCGATGCTTTACGAGCAATTCAGAGATAAGATCGGGGAGATTGTAGTAGGAGAGATTCACCATATCCGTCACAAGCACGTGATTTTGTTGGATGATGAAGGAAACGAATTTATTCTACCTAAAGAAAACCAAATCCCTTCAGATTTCTTTAAAAAAGGTGAAAACATCAGAGCTATTGTAGAAACAGTAGATTTTAAGGGTTCAAAACCGCAGATTATTATTTCCAGAACTGCACCGAAATTCCTAGAGAAATTATTGGAGCTGGAAATCCCTGAAATCCAGGACGGAACGATTATGCTGAAAAAAGTAGTGAGAATTCCTGGTGAAAAGGCAAAAATTGCAGTAGATGCTTATGACGACAGAATAGATCCGGTAGGAGCATGTGTGGGTGTGAAGGGATCGAGAATTCACGGAGTGGTAAGAGAGTTGAAAAATGAGAACATCGATGTGATTCAGTGGTCTAAAAACCCTGAAATTTTGGTGAAAAGAGCTTTAGGAAATGTTACCATCAATAAAATTGACATCAATGAGGAGGCAAACTACGCGTTGGTTTATACCCCTGTTGAAGAGATTTCTAAAGTGATTGGAAAACAAGGACAGAATATCAGACTGGCTTCTTGGTTGTCCGGATATGAAATCGATGTATACAGAGAGTCTAGTGAAGATGATGATGTTGAATTGAGAGAATTTAATGACGACATCGAACAATGGATTTTGGATGAGTTTAAGAAAGTAGGTCTTACAACTGCTAAATCGGTGTTGGATAAAGATACTGAAAGTCTTCTGAATATGGTAGATCTTGAGGAGGAAACGATTGAAGATGTGAAGCGTATTCTTAGAGAAGAATTTGAAGATTAA